GGCCAAGCCATAAGCGTGCCTCAATGGCGATGCAAAAGCGAGTGGGAGCCAATTGCGACCGGTTCCAACCCGCGCACCGGGACTTACGCGGATTGTGTTTCCGGATTCGGATCATACAGCCGCAACAGAAGCTGATCCTGGCAATAACTTTGCGCATCGATAATCAGCATTTCTTCACCTTTTTGCACCGAGAGCAAGAGGTACATGAGTACCACGCTCAAGAACAACGCAACGAATGTGCAATCGAATGCCGTTCCGAGTTGATCGGTGGCGGCCTTCAAGAATCGCTGGAGATTGTCTTCATCGACCCCGGCCATGCTCATGCCCCCCGCAAGGCCACGAACGGTGCCCAAGAATCCAATCGCAGGAATGGCCCAGACCAGGTAGTTCACGGTGCCCATACTGGTGGTCATGCGGCCTTGTTCGACTTCCGCTTGGGTGCGAACCACTTCGGAAACATCGGCGGCAGAACGAGTAATGGCGTATTTGGTCAGCGCTTGCCGAAGCATGGTGGTCAAGATGAATGGGCCGCCACGCTGAGATGCCTGATCGATTTTGCGAGCATACGGTCGCGCATCTTCGGGCAAAATGCGCGTCGCTTCATCGAGTGGCAGCAGATCCAGATAGAACGCTTGCCGTTGACGGACGACCTCGCGGTATCGGCTCAAGAGAATCAACCCCGCCCAGATGCAGCAAAAGTAGCAGCCGATTTGTTCCGGCCCCAGGAGCAATCGGCGGAGTCGTTCGGGGGTCCATTTGGACCATTCCTCTTCGGTGAATCCCCCCGAATAGGTGTGCCAGACAAAGCCGATTCCCCCCACTGCGAGCATCGCCAGGATCAAATGCAGCCATTCTCGCGGCATGCGTTGCGAAACCGAGATCGACATCGGGGTTGGACTCCGTCAAGTTTTCGACCAGCGTCTGCACGGTATTTCGCGGCCCAGGCTTCGTTATTGTAGGACCAGCCGGGCGATTCTCCCATTGGAGCGAATCGTGATTTTTCTTGTCAACCGGATAATCCCCCCGTCAAGGGGAGATTCCCGAGAAACCCGCTCACTCCCGGCGAGGCATCTGGGCAAACCGTCTGGACTCTGGTATGCTACGATAGTGAATACGGTGGAAGCATTGAGAACTTCTTCCCCATCTGACGGTTTCTCGGTTGCCTACCGGGAAGATCGGTGCGGGAGAGGATCGCAGGAGGTGGGAATCGCCGATCCAATTGGTGGTTGTGTGTCCCCCAGCGGTGGCATCCCACCCGCTTGGCAACCCGCCAACCTCCCCCCTTCTCCTTCACTCGGCTACCTCTTCGGACTTGGAACGGGACTCTGCGACGATGCGATTGGCGATCCCGGAACTCGCGCTCGTTCTCCTCGTAGGGCCCTCTGGCGCGGGGAAATCGACCTTCTCGCGGAAGCATTTCCGACCTACGGAAATTCTCTCCTCCGATTTTTTTCGGGCAATCGTCTGCGATGATGAAACCAACCAATCCGCCGGACGCGATGCGTTCGATGTCCTGCATCTGGTCGCCAGCAAGCGATTGGGCCGTGGCAGACTCACCGTCATTGATGCCACCAATGTCCAAACCGAGGCCCGGCGACCGCTGATCGCCATGGCGCGACGCTTCCACGTTCAATCCGCTGCAATCGTATTCGATCTTCCCGAGAGCGATTTTCTCGCCCACAATCGCATGCGACCGGGTCGCCAGGTCGAGCCGCACATCATTCAGCATCAAATGCGACAGATGCAATCCGCCATCAATCGACTGCCCGAAGAAGGCTTCTCGGTCATTCACACCCTGCGCACGGTCGATGAAGTCAACCAAGCCTTTCTCGTCCGCGAGCGCTTACCGGTGAATCGTCGGCACGATTTTGGCCCGTTCGACATTATCGGCGACATTCACGGTTGCTTGGATGAACTGCGGCAACTGCTCGAAAAACTCGGCTACGCGCCGCACGAAACCACCGACGACGATGGCCGCCCCGTCTGGGCTGTCACCCCGCCAACCGACCGCAAACTGATTTTCCTAGGCGATTTAGTCGATCGCGGGCCAGATTCCGTTGGTGTCCTGCGACTGGTCATGCGAGCCGTCCGCGAAGGGGCTGCGCTGTGTGTGGCGGGGAATCACGATCACAAACTGCTGCGAGCGTTGCGTGGTCGCGTGAGTAATTTTTCGCACGGATTGGCCGAAACCCTGGAGCAAGTGCGCGGCGAGCCAGACGGATTCATCGAACGAATCGACTTATTCCTGGCCGATTTGCCCAGTCACCTGATGCTGGATCGAGGCCGATTGGTGGTAGCCCATGCGGGGTTGAAGCAGGGGCTGCAAGGTCGCGTCTCGGATCGGGTGCGGGATTTTGCCCTGTATGGCGAAACCACCGGGGATATGGACGAATCCGGGTTGCCCGTGCGCATCAACTGGGCGGCGGGCTATCGCGGTCGGGCAGCAGTCATTTATGGGCATACGCCCGTGGTCACACCCACTTGGCAGAACGAAACCCTTTGCATCGACACCGGTTGCGTCTACGGCGGATCGCTGACGGCGTTACGCTATCCGGAACGGGAGTTGGTGGATGTCCCCGCGGCGAAAATGTACAAGCCGCCGAAACGGGCATTCGCAGACGGCATTCCTGGGGTGTTGCCCCCGCCGCCGGATGCCGATCATCCGCACGATTAATCGAGCGATTCAATCGGGTGCAACAACCGGGATCTTCCCGAAGGAAGAATCCCGGAAGAAGCCGCGGACCGGAACCGGATCAATGATTGGCTTTGCTGAAGTAGGCCTTCGATTCCGAGACGGTCGGCTTGATCGTCAACGAACCGGGCTTCCAGTTCGCCGGGCAAACTTCGCCGTTGGCTTCGAAGAATTGCAGCGCATCCAACAGGCGGATCGCTTCATCGACGCTGCGTCCCAACGGCAGATCGTTGATGAGCGCATGGCGGACGATGCCTTCTTTGTCGATCAGGAACAAGCCGCGCAACGCCACGCCAGCTTCTTCGATCAACACGCCGTAATCGCTGCTGATTTTCTTGGTCAAATCGGCGATCAGCGGGTACTTCAAACCACCCAATCCGCCTTCGGCGCGGGATTGCTTGATGAACGCCAGGTGGGTGAATTCGCTATCCACCGAGACGCCCAACACTTGGCAGTTCCGCTTTTCAAATTCTTCGACGGCATCGCTGAACGCGATGATTTCCGTCGGGCAGACAAACGTGAAGTCCAACGGATAAAAGAACAGCAAAACGTACTTGCCCTTGTAATCGGCCAAGCTGACGGTCTTGAATTCTTCGTTCACCACGGCTTTGGCGGTGAATTCCGGTGCGGGCTTTTGCACAACAACGGCCATTCGAACATTCTCCCAATTGATCCGATCCGGCCCACCAGCACGGTGCATTGTGAGCTATTCTATTTGTAGGCATTTGTCGTGATGCTGGGGAGAGATTTCGCGGATTCCACGATCGGGGATTTTTTCCGACTCGCAGGAATTGACGATCGGGCGGGAAACAGCCATCTTGGTAAGGCATCCCGATTTCCGAATTTTCCGAAGGGTGATTGCAAGTATGGCATCCGAATCACGCGATGGATACTGGCTGGGAGTCGATCTGGGCGGCACGAAAATTCTTGCCGGTCTCTTCGATTCGAATCTGAAACTCATCGCTCGCACCAAGCAAGCGACCGCAGCCGACCAAGGTGGCGATGCCGTCGTCAGCCGCATTAGCCGCGCGGTGGAAGAAGTCATCGAGAATGGCCGCATCGAGCGATCGGAAATCCGGGGGCTCGCACTCGGGGTGCCCGGCCAAATCGAACCCAAGACACGAATCGTCCGCTATGCTCCGAATCTCGCCTGGCGCGATTTCGCCGTCTTGCCCGCCCTGCCCGAGACATGGCATTGGCCGATTTATCTCGAAAACGATGTTCGCATGGGCACTTACGGCGAATATGCCTGCGGTGTCGCCAAAGGATCTGACAATGTTTTGGGAATCTTTGCGGGCACCGGCGTGGGTGGCTGTTTGATTCTCAACGGCAAGCTGCACACCGGCTTCCTCGGTCACGGCGGCGAAATCGGCCACCTCATCATCCATTACCGCAAGGGGCATTCGCTCGAAGGAATCGCCGGACGGAAATCGCTGATGAAACGAATCGGCGACCTGCTTGCCGACTCGCCCAAACGGGTCCGCAAGGAATGGAAGAACATCGATCTCGCCTCCGTCAAATCGTCATTACTGGCCGAATTCTACCAGAAAGATGATCCAATCGCCGTCACGATCATTGATGAAGCCGCCAAAGCACTCGGCGCGGCGGTGGGCGGCTGCATCAATCTGCTAAGCCCCGAAGTGATCGTCATCGGTGGCGGAGTCGCGGGCGCACTCGGCGAAAGCTACCTGGAACGCATTCGGGAAATCGCCATGCGATATGTGCTGCCCGGTGCCGCCGATGGGGTGCGGATTGTGCCCGCGTCGCTGGGAGATGATGCGGGGATTGTCGGCTGTGCCGCTTACGCTCAGGCGAATGTCGCAGCTGGCCTGCCCGGTCAGCGAGTCAAGCCGTAACCCCTGATCCAATCGAATCTTCGGGAAACGCCTTATCCGACTTCGATGGGCCAATTGGCAAGCACCGCTTCCAGTTGGCCCAAGTCGATCGGCTTGACCCAATGCCGATCAAACCCCGCCGCTTGCGACAACGCCTGCTCCGTCGCCACACCATAGCCGGTCATGGCGATGAGTTCGATGCGAGCTTCTCCAAGCCCGGCTTCCGCTTCCCATTGGCGAATCCGCTTGGCCAATTCATACCCGCTGAAATCCGGCAACCCGATGTCGATCAAGGCGATGTCGGGCCGCACGCGCTGAATCAGCGTCAACCCATCTCGAGCAAGCCCGGCGGATTCCACCGTGTGCCCCCAAATTTGCACCAACGATTGCAGCATCTTCCGACCATCGGCATGATCTTCCACCAAGACGACTCGCACCGGTCTGGGCACTTTCGGCAGCATCGCCGGCTTGACTGTCGCATTTGCAACCACTTCTGGGACAACAGGTTGAGTTGGGGCAGCGATGCGCGGCAACCGCACCGAGAAGCGACTGCCCTGCCCCAGACCAGCGCTCCAGGCATGGAGTTCGCCGCGATGCAATTCGGTTAACTGTTTCGCCAATGTCAGACCGATTCCGAGTCCGCCGCGCTCCCGAGCGGTGGCCGAAATCTCCACACCAATGCCCGCAAAGAGTTGCTGCAATTGCACTTCGGACATACCGATGCCAAAATCGATCACCTCCACCGTCACGACATCCGACCTGGGGTGAACCACCAGACGAATCGACTGTCCCGAATCGCTAAATTTCGCCGCGTTGTGCAGCAAATTGCCGAACACTTGCTCCAATCGCCCGGCATCCGCATCAACCCAAATCGGCTCCATGGGCGGCGAATAGTCCAACGATTGTTGCCGCGACTGCCAATCCGACTGGCTGGTCTGAATCGCATGTTCCAAGATCGGCTGGAGCATGGTGGGCTGGCATTCCAAGCGGATTTGCCCACGGGTCAGCCGCGACGCTTCCAGCAAATCATCCACCAAGCGGGCCATTTGCTGCATTTGTCGTTCGGCAATCTGCACACTCATCGGCGGGGAGGCGGCGGGAAATTCGCTGCGATGCAATTCCAAGGCATGGCGGGCGGCGGACAGCGGATTGCGGAGTTCGTGCCCCAGCATCGCCAAAAATTCCAACCGACGTTGATTCAATTCCTGCGATTGTCGATATAATTCGGCGTTGTGGAGCGATGCCGCAACCCGTTGAACGAAATTTTCGATTAACGAACCATCCGCTTCTGGAAATCGGGCACCACTCACTCGAAAGATCGTCATCACGCCGAAGATTCGCCCGGCCTCGCGCAGTGGCAAGCAACAGGCGAGACATTCCGGGTCTGGTCCCCAATCGCCGGCTCGTCGCAACAGCGGTTGTGGACTGCCGAGCGCATCTGCAATCCAGGATAAGGTTTGCGATGAATAGTCGAAGTCGCTCGCCGCGCGGGATTGCCAAGCGGCTTGGCGATCAGGTCGGGAATCGAGCCGCAGCACATTCCGCCATTTGGAATCAACCAAGCGATCCGCGATGGATTCGGTTCGCGTGATTGGCATATCCACCCGCACGGCGATGCCCAGAAATTCGATTGCCAATTGGGCCGCGGTCGTCAGGATCGTCTGTTCGTCTAAACTTTGCGAGAGAACCCGACTCGCCTCCGCCAAAAATCGCAAACTCTCTTCCAATTGTTTGCGGACAGTGATTTCGCGGAGCGAAACGAGAATTGCGGGGGCGGCTTCCCAGATGATGCCGACCGAGCGAAGTTCCGCCGTGCGAATCTGCCCCGATCCGCGTTGCGGCAGCAGGTCGATTTCGCTGGTTTCCCCCGGTGCCACGGGCCGTCCGAACGGTAGATTCTCCAGTTGATCGATCGGGAACCCCAACAATTCGGCAGCCGCAGGATTCGCAAATCGAATCATTCCCTCGCTACAGAGGACGAGCACACCATCGGCGATGCGCTCGACCAGCGAGCGGAAAACCGATGCGCTCGCTTCCAAGGCCAATCGAAACTGTTCGACCGTTTGGAGTTTCGATTGCTCAGCCGACTGTCGTTCCGGTAGGGCCATTCGTGTCATCCTCGCGGAACATTCCTTGAATCCGCTCGATCTCGGGAGGTGGCCCGACGTGCGCAAATGTCCCAGCGAGAATGCCGGTGACGTTGCGGAACGGCTTGCCAATGTGCATGCCACGATGATCGATGGTCAACTCGCGGATATCCTTATCATGCATCGAGCCGCGCATTTTCAGGACCGTCAACCCCCGCCGCATCTCGCCAAACACCTCCACATACCGCAGTAAAATGATCGAATCGGTAATGGTGGAGATATGCGATTCCGTCACCGACGTGCCCCCCAGCAGGCTGGCAGTGGTGGCGGTAAACATACCGACAATCTCTTGCTGCTTCACGAATGCAGTCACACCAATGACGAATTCGCGGAAGGTTTTTGAAGTGGAGACGCGTTCCAATGCCGTCAGGCTATCGACCGCAACCCGTTGTGGGCGATAGCGTTCGATCTCCGTCTTCA
This DNA window, taken from Tuwongella immobilis, encodes the following:
- a CDS encoding AAA family ATPase, translated to MRLAIPELALVLLVGPSGAGKSTFSRKHFRPTEILSSDFFRAIVCDDETNQSAGRDAFDVLHLVASKRLGRGRLTVIDATNVQTEARRPLIAMARRFHVQSAAIVFDLPESDFLAHNRMRPGRQVEPHIIQHQMRQMQSAINRLPEEGFSVIHTLRTVDEVNQAFLVRERLPVNRRHDFGPFDIIGDIHGCLDELRQLLEKLGYAPHETTDDDGRPVWAVTPPTDRKLIFLGDLVDRGPDSVGVLRLVMRAVREGAALCVAGNHDHKLLRALRGRVSNFSHGLAETLEQVRGEPDGFIERIDLFLADLPSHLMLDRGRLVVAHAGLKQGLQGRVSDRVRDFALYGETTGDMDESGLPVRINWAAGYRGRAAVIYGHTPVVTPTWQNETLCIDTGCVYGGSLTALRYPERELVDVPAAKMYKPPKRAFADGIPGVLPPPPDADHPHD
- a CDS encoding hybrid sensor histidine kinase/response regulator; protein product: MALPERQSAEQSKLQTVEQFRLALEASASVFRSLVERIADGVLVLCSEGMIRFANPAAAELLGFPIDQLENLPFGRPVAPGETSEIDLLPQRGSGQIRTAELRSVGIIWEAAPAILVSLREITVRKQLEESLRFLAEASRVLSQSLDEQTILTTAAQLAIEFLGIAVRVDMPITRTESIADRLVDSKWRNVLRLDSRPDRQAAWQSRAASDFDYSSQTLSWIADALGSPQPLLRRAGDWGPDPECLACCLPLREAGRIFGVMTIFRVSGARFPEADGSLIENFVQRVAASLHNAELYRQSQELNQRRLEFLAMLGHELRNPLSAARHALELHRSEFPAASPPMSVQIAERQMQQMARLVDDLLEASRLTRGQIRLECQPTMLQPILEHAIQTSQSDWQSRQQSLDYSPPMEPIWVDADAGRLEQVFGNLLHNAAKFSDSGQSIRLVVHPRSDVVTVEVIDFGIGMSEVQLQQLFAGIGVEISATARERGGLGIGLTLAKQLTELHRGELHAWSAGLGQGSRFSVRLPRIAAPTQPVVPEVVANATVKPAMLPKVPRPVRVVLVEDHADGRKMLQSLVQIWGHTVESAGLARDGLTLIQRVRPDIALIDIGLPDFSGYELAKRIRQWEAEAGLGEARIELIAMTGYGVATEQALSQAAGFDRHWVKPIDLGQLEAVLANWPIEVG
- a CDS encoding peroxiredoxin; this translates as MAVVVQKPAPEFTAKAVVNEEFKTVSLADYKGKYVLLFFYPLDFTFVCPTEIIAFSDAVEEFEKRNCQVLGVSVDSEFTHLAFIKQSRAEGGLGGLKYPLIADLTKKISSDYGVLIEEAGVALRGLFLIDKEGIVRHALINDLPLGRSVDEAIRLLDALQFFEANGEVCPANWKPGSLTIKPTVSESKAYFSKANH
- a CDS encoding ROK family protein → MASESRDGYWLGVDLGGTKILAGLFDSNLKLIARTKQATAADQGGDAVVSRISRAVEEVIENGRIERSEIRGLALGVPGQIEPKTRIVRYAPNLAWRDFAVLPALPETWHWPIYLENDVRMGTYGEYACGVAKGSDNVLGIFAGTGVGGCLILNGKLHTGFLGHGGEIGHLIIHYRKGHSLEGIAGRKSLMKRIGDLLADSPKRVRKEWKNIDLASVKSSLLAEFYQKDDPIAVTIIDEAAKALGAAVGGCINLLSPEVIVIGGGVAGALGESYLERIREIAMRYVLPGAADGVRIVPASLGDDAGIVGCAAYAQANVAAGLPGQRVKP
- a CDS encoding MotA/TolQ/ExbB proton channel family protein, producing MSISVSQRMPREWLHLILAMLAVGGIGFVWHTYSGGFTEEEWSKWTPERLRRLLLGPEQIGCYFCCIWAGLILLSRYREVVRQRQAFYLDLLPLDEATRILPEDARPYARKIDQASQRGGPFILTTMLRQALTKYAITRSAADVSEVVRTQAEVEQGRMTTSMGTVNYLVWAIPAIGFLGTVRGLAGGMSMAGVDEDNLQRFLKAATDQLGTAFDCTFVALFLSVVLMYLLLSVQKGEEMLIIDAQSYCQDQLLLRLYDPNPETQSA